The stretch of DNA CAACcccagtgtcccctgtccccattgCCATGTCCCCAATGAGCCCAACCCCacagtgtcccctgtccccatcaccATGTCCCCAATGAGCCCAACCCCATGGTGTCCCCCAACCCTGCACCATCGCCACGTCCCCAatgacccccaacccccccccggtgtcccctgtccccattaCCCCGTCCCCACGTcacccccccggtcccccccccagGCCAGGTGCTGCACAGCCACGAGTACCGGCGCCCCGAGCCCTTCGCCGGCCGCTCCGTGGTGCTGCTGGGCGCCGGCCCCTCCGGCGTCGACCTGGCGCTGGAGCTGGCGCCGGTGGCCCGTAGCGTCACCCtgagccgccggccgccgccggtgccggggctgccggccgccgTGACCCAGGCGCCGCCGGTGCGAGCCGCTCGGGCCGGCACCGTGCTCTTCGCCGACGGCACCGCCGCGGACGCCgacgtgctgctgctctgcaccggCTACGCCTACGCCTTCCCCTTCCTCCGGCCCGGCGCCCTGGGGCTGCGGGTGGCCCGGGGGCTGGTGGCCCCGCTCTACCGGCACTTGCTGCCGCCCCGCCACCCCACGCTGGCCCTGGTGGGGCTCTGCCGCCACGTCTgccccttccccttcttccactGCCAGGTGCTCTTCTTCCTCGCCGCCCTGGCGGGCGCCTGCGCCCTGCCGCCGGCCCGGCGCATGTTGCGGGAGGCCGCGGCCGAGCTGGCGCGGcaccgggcgggcggcgggcgccggcggcacTTCCACCGCCTGGGCCCGGCGCAGTGGGGCTACTGCGAGGGGCTGGCGCGGCTGGGGGGCttcgccccgctgccccccgtgCTGCGGAGCCTCTACGAGGAGGTGGGGCGCAGCCGGCAGCGCGACGCCGGAGCCTACCGCCGCCGCCGCTACCGGGTGCTGGACGCCGAGCGCTGGGAGGTGCTGagcgacggggacggggacggggacggggacaaggACGGGGACAAGGACGGGGATGGAAGTggaggtggggacagggatggagatggagacagggatggggctggggacaagGACGGGGACAAGGacggggatggagatggagatggagactGGGATGGGGATGGTGATGGGGATGAAGATTGGGATGGAGATTGGGACGGAGTTTGGGACAGCGATGGGGACGAAGATGGAGACAGCAATGGGGATTGGGACAAAGATGGAAACAGCGATGGGGATGCAGATGGCGATGGCGATGaagatggggatggagatggggacagggatggggacagggatggggacagggacggagatgccaccaccaccactcctGTAGAATAAAGCTCTGAGGCAGGTGCTGAGTTTGGTCcgtgctgggggccctgggatggggctgggtgcaggggtggcAGGTCCCACCCtggtcccctcctgtcccccatcACAGTCCCTTCCTGCCCCCCGTCGTGGTCCCCCTTGTC from Dromaius novaehollandiae isolate bDroNov1 chromosome 32, bDroNov1.hap1, whole genome shotgun sequence encodes:
- the LOC135324554 gene encoding uncharacterized protein LOC135324554; amino-acid sequence: MAAGGPRRRRQRVAVVGAGAAGLCAARHLAARPAAFAPPVLFEAAARPGGTWVYGEGPPPPGGPPRAALYWGLRTNLPKEVMAFPDFPFAEELPSFLPHGEVLAYLERYAAASGVLPFIRFQQLVEDVSPAEGPGGGWTVTSRGLGAGGRRHTEHFDAVMVCTGHYSTPVVPHIPGLDTFTGQVLHSHEYRRPEPFAGRSVVLLGAGPSGVDLALELAPVARSVTLSRRPPPVPGLPAAVTQAPPVRAARAGTVLFADGTAADADVLLLCTGYAYAFPFLRPGALGLRVARGLVAPLYRHLLPPRHPTLALVGLCRHVCPFPFFHCQVLFFLAALAGACALPPARRMLREAAAELARHRAGGGRRRHFHRLGPAQWGYCEGLARLGGFAPLPPVLRSLYEEVGRSRQRDAGAYRRRRYRVLDAERWEVLSDGDGDGDGDKDGDKDGDGSGGGDRDGDGDRDGAGDKDGDKDGDGDGDGDWDGDGDGDEDWDGDWDGVWDSDGDEDGDSNGDWDKDGNSDGDADGDGDEDGDGDGDRDGDRDGDRDGDATTTTPVE